In Mustela lutreola isolate mMusLut2 chromosome 1, mMusLut2.pri, whole genome shotgun sequence, one genomic interval encodes:
- the DDIAS gene encoding DNA damage-induced apoptosis suppressor protein translates to MNRGRKFLLASVLALQNSSFIYPSCQKCFSRIILVSKRSHCPKCGSTGKAENANYRYKLSLKVAESNKLFGITVFGSCLDAFFGLTATGLHRYIQDPNEISETLDNDAIRNLLTKAVEICFVGQSFIFGVTNFGNRDGQGSDSNNFLKQCSNHRREVKALVACQIVLPDPGVASFTVIDYFHQLLQISDFRKLDGGTQASSSHLLASEHTNSDLSNICDPDSSSCFFKSHSRGNFSRFWQTSLELTSTLSHLTNDFSASEQSKAIGTLHQNRKYIYFTEATASNNSCHDTFQGSWSLVSYMDKKSTAQKLDEELGLQAYQPTTVHSSHEIRVTHPNIFPLKMQEPLESGNKKSFHSAVEIKNRYSPPEPTCHQYHDLDNPSSLQERSTCCPPSSLRLEEVTVGFQDSDAEIWDDLPFSESLNEFLAVIESEIAITQTDACSRKCLLDNDIDRLHADHSRLSVTSQTTTGTVHIPPIALRSSQAAIEASCSKDNFLSKREANPSPSVQESQSNNTTEAVSISSNGSDISEYFPPNSCQSALFPSSEGLETPSTLKSTRIPPHRAEISLHCRTSESDHSYLSSKYFKRCGEKSFEMSEKLVTLCSRRYNISDFCNLENEQLYRWPKNQGDSFTICRKLTYPLEALCSSPESTSTLKEMPCGHINNNLTQNYSTGHEGSSYNASADLFDDSAKETDITTEITKKSQDILLQWGKSLAESHHTESDFSLRSLHENSSQFSQKLTLQSISASVCPRTCSSPPHFQADSEYDFGDSQDFVPCSQSTPVAGFHQTRAHGIKGAFKNLLVFYSDLDVNYKKRRISSENDAHQATRRCRNNVKTPSQKFRSPIKSGTTQPEVFNIAECPETDNEWVPPTTKKVFPREMFEFQAVGLRKCSAACDSTDQEELLRKKLKCVKRRRSSGWLSKESVWGLDSCSEVQCCFPFSENCPPAVPENKNSWSPELFS, encoded by the exons ATGAATAGAGGAAGAAAATTTCTTTTGGCCTCAGTTCTTGCTCTCCAGAATTCCAGTTTTATATATCCTTCATGTCAGAAGTGCTTCTCTCGAATAATCCTGGTCTCCAAAAG GTCTCATTGTCCAAAATGTGGCTCTACTGGTAAAGCTGAAAATGCCAATTATAGATACAAACTTTCCTTAAAAGTCGCAGAATCTAACAAATTATTTGGCATTACTGTATTTGGAAGCTGCTTAGATGCATTTTTTGGTCTTACAGCCACTGGTTTGCACAG GTACATTCAGGATCCTAATGAAATTTCAGAAACACTGGACAATGATGCAATTCGGAACCTATTAACTAAAGCAGTTGAAATTTGCTTTGTTGGACAAAGCTTTATTTTTGGAGTGACG AATTTTGGAAACCGAGATGGACAAGGTTCAGATTCTAATAACTTCTTAAAGCAATGCTCTAACCACAGGAGAGAAGTTAAAGCGTTAGTAGCTTGCCAGATTGTTCTACCAGACCCAGGTGTTGCCAGCTTTACTGTCATTGACTACTTCCATCAGCTTTTGCAGATTTCTGATTTCAGGAAACTTGATGGTGGCACCCAGGCATCAAGTAGCCACTTACTTGCTTCAGAACACACGAATAGTGATCTCAGCAACATCTGTGACCCTGACAGCAGTTCTTGTTTTTTCAAGTCCCATAGCAGAGGTAATTTTTCAAGATTCTGGCAGACATCACTTGAGCTCACTTCTACTCTTTCACACCTAACAAATGATTTTTCAGCTTCAGAACAAAGCAAGGCCATTGGTACTCTTCACCAGAACAGAAAGTACATCTATTTTACAGAGGCCACTGCTTCCAATAATAGCTGCCATGATACCTTTCAGGGTTCTTGGAGCCTTGTTTCATACATGGATAAAAAGAGTACAGCACAGAAGTTGGATGAAGAGCTTGGCTTACAAGCTTATCAGCCCACCACAGTCCATAGCAGTCATGAAATCAGAGTTACTCACCCTAATATTTTCCCTTTGAAAATGCAAGAGCCCCTTGAGTCAGGTAATAAAAAATCCTTCCACAGTgcagtagaaattaaaaataggtattCCCCACCTGAGCCCACATGTCACCAGTACCATGATTTAGATAACCCCAGTAGCCTTCAGGAGAGATCTACATGTTGTCCACCTTCATCACTCAGACTTGAAGAGGTAACTGTTGGTTTCCAGGACTCTGACGCTGAGATTTGGGATGATCTGCCATTCTCTGAAAGCCTGAATGAGTTTCTGGCAGTTATTGAAAGTGAAATTGCTATAACCCAGACAGATGCCTGTAGTAGGAAATGTCTTCTAGATAATGACATCGATAGATTACATGCAGACCACAGCAGGTTATCTGTGACTTCCCAGACAACTACTGGAACCGTCCATATACCACCTATAGCTTTAAGATCATCACAAGCAGCCATCGAAGCAAGCTGTAGCAAAGATAACTTCCTTTCCAAACGTGAAGCAAATCCAAGTCCTAGTGTTCAGGAGTCACAGTCAAATAACACAACAGAGGCTGTCTCTATAAGTAGTAATGGAAGtgatatttctgaatattttccacCAAATTCTTGTCAGTCAGCTCTGTTTCCGTCTTCAGAAGGTTTAGAAACACCAAGTACTCTTAAGTCTACCAGAATTCCACCGCATAGGGCTGAAATTTCACTTCACTGCCGTACTTCAGAGAGTGACCATTCTTATCTCAGTagcaaatatttcaaaagatgtggagaaaaatcatttgaaatgaGTGAAAAGTTGGTAACTTTGTGTTCAAGGAGATATAATATTTCTGACTTTTGCAATTTAGAAAATGAACAACTTTATAGGTGGCCAAAGAACCAAGGCGACAGTTTTACAATCTGCAGAAAGCTTACATATCCTTTAGAAGCACTTTGCAGTAGTCCCGAAAGTACAAGTACACTGAAAGAAATGCCTTGTGGACATATCAACAATAACTTAACACAGAACTATTCTACTGGTCACGAAGGTAGTAGCTACAATGCTTCTGCTGATCTCTTTGATGATAGTGCTAAAGAAACGGACATTACAACAGAAATTACTAAAAAGTCACAGGACATTTTGTTACAGTGGGGAAAATCTTTGGCAGAAAGTCATCATACAGAATCAGATTTCTCACTGAGATCACTTCATGAGAATTCCAGCCAATTTTCACAAAAGTTAACTTTGCAAAGCATATCTGCCTCTGTGTGTCCAAGAACATGTTCTTCTCCACCTCATTTTCAGGCAGATTCAGAATATGATTTTGGAGATAGTCAAGACTTTGTTCCATGTTCACAGTCAACTCCAGTCGCAGGATTCCACCAAACAAGAGCTCATGGGATAAAAGGAGCTTTCAAAAATTTACTTGTCTTTTATTCGGATCTTGATGTTaactataaaaaaagaaggatttcCTCTGAAAATGATGCACACCAAGCCACCCGTAGGTGTCGAAACAATGTAAAGACGCCGAGCCAGAAATTCAGAAGCCCTATTAAATCTGGTACTACACAACCAGAGGTTTTCAATATTGCTGAGTGTCCTGAAACTGATAATGAATGGGTCCCTCCTACCacaaaaaaagtatttcctaGAGAGATGTTTGAATTCCAAGCCGTGGGTCTAAGGAAATGCTCTGCTGCTTGTGATTCTACTGATCAAGAAGAAttactgagaaagaaactgaaatgtgTCAAACGAAGAAGAAGTTCAGGTTGGCTTTCTAAAGAGTCAGTTTGGGGACTTGATTCTTGTTCAGAAGTCCAGTGTTGCTTTCCATTTTCAGAAAATTGCCCACCTGCTGTGCCTGAGAATAAAAACAGTTGGTCTccagaattattttcatag